One window of the Nicotiana tabacum cultivar K326 chromosome 4, ASM71507v2, whole genome shotgun sequence genome contains the following:
- the LOC107768038 gene encoding nucleoside diphosphate kinase 2, chloroplastic, with the protein MGCLSVVGASPCVSSSALSSPTSRLSCAPSCKLILNPIKKNHHLAAFQPAVHLFASNQSRSHASKRNHTTRIFLPHLVASMEEVEETYIMIKPDGVQRGLVGEIISRFEKKGFKLTGLKLFHCPKELAEEHYKDLQSKPFFPKLIDYITSGPVVCMAWEGVGVVASARKLIGATNPLNAEPGTIRGDLAVQTGRNVVHGSDSPDNGKREIALWFGEGELCSWTPVQEPWLIE; encoded by the exons atggggTGTCTTAGCGTTGTAGGAGCAAGTCCTTGCGTTTCTTCTTCTGCGCTATCTTCACCTACCAGCCGCTTATCCTGCGCACCCTCTTGCAAGCTTATCCTTAACCCCATCAAGAAGAATCACCATTTAGCTGCATTTCAACCTGCAGTTCATCTTTTTGCAAGTAACCAATCTCGTTCCCATGCCTCCAAAAGGAACCATACAACTCGTATATTCCTTCCCCACTTGGTTGCTTCCATG GAAGAAGTGGAGGAGACATATATTATGATTAAGCCTGATGGTGTTCAAAGAGGACTT GTTGGGGAGATTATTTCAAGATTTGAGAAAAAGGGGTTTAAGCTAACTGGTTTGAAGCTTTTTCATTGCCCCAAAGAATTGGCAGAG GAGCATTACAAGGACCTACAGTCCAAACCATTCTTCCCCAAGCTGATTGACTACATTACCTCTGGTCCTGTTGTCTGTATG GCCTGGGAGGGTGTTGGTGTTGTAGCATCTGCCCGTAAGCTAATAGGAGCAACTAATCCACTTAACGCGGAGCCCGGCACAATCAGAGGAGACCTTGCTGTTCAAACTGGAAG AAATGTGGTGCATGGAAGTGATAGCCCTGACAATGGCAAGCGTGAAATAG